AGAAATATTCTGGGGACAATGTTTCTTCTATCTTCGTCGAAAACCCAACACAAACAATTGAGACAGAATTTGGCCAGATCCCAAACTTTTATTATGATCTACTAATTGTTGAGGATAATGATTTAAACCGAAGACTATTATCAAAATTGTTACAAAAAAAATACCCGAATATCAACTTACGTTATGCAATTGATGGAGTAGAAGCTCTTGCGCAATTCCAATTAAAAAAACCAGATTTGATCATAATGGATTTACAAATGCCAATTATGGACGGTTATACAGCAACGATTGAAATCCGAAAATTAGAAAAAGAACAAAATAAAAAAACACCAGTCATCGCATTGACGGCTGGTGCATATTATACAGTGAAAGATACTGCGATGGAATCTGGAATGGATGATTTTTTGACCAAACCAATCTCTGCGCATTATCTATATCAAACAATAGAGAAATGGCTTACATCAAGCAGCATGTAAAAGATATTCGAATGCGCTAATTGCAGCTTTTGCGCCTTCACCCATTGCGATAATAATTTGTTTGTAAGGTGTATTTGTTACATCACCACAAGCAAATATTCCATCAACATTGGTTTTACACTTTTCATCCACTAAAATTTCGCCAAAACGGTTTGTTTCTACCAAGTCTTTAACAAAACTACTATTGGGGACAAGTCCAATTTGAACAAATACTCCATCTAATGGAATTGTAGAAATTTGTTCCGTTGAACGATCCTTATATGTAAGTCCAGTTACTTTATCCGTTCCAGTTTGAATTTCTGTTGTTTGGGCTTTTACTAAAGTTTTAATATTTGGTGAATTTGCTACTTTGTCTAATAAAACTTTATCGGCATTTAGCTTATCTCCAAACTCAACTAAGGTGACTGATTTTACGATACCACTAAGATCCAACGCTGCTTCCACACCCGAATTTCCACCTCCAATAACAGCTACATCTTTATTCTTAAAGAATGGACCATCACAATGTGGGCAATAGGCAACACCCTTCCCTACAAACTCTTTTTCCCCAGGAACATTTAGTTCACGCCACTTTGCACCTGTAGAAAGGATCACAGTTTTCGAATGAATTTTTTCACCAGTGTTTAAGTGAATGATTTTTATTTGTCCCGCTTCAATTTTCTGAACACGCACATTTTCTTTCTTTTTGATTTGATTTTTTTCCAATTGGTCAGCTAACACATTTGTCAATTCTGGACCAGTTGTATAAGGGATAGAAATTATATTCTCAATTCCTAATGTGTCCTTTACTTGCCCACCCAAACGGTCAGCAATCACTAGTGTTTTTAAACCCTTTCTGGCTGAGTATACTGCTGCTGTTACACCAGAAGGTCCTCCACCAATCACCGTAACGTCATAAACTTCGTTCGGACTTGTCAATCCTTCAGACGATTCTGATTCAGTAGCAATTGCGTACAATTCTAAAAGTTTATCGAAAATAACAGATGCTTCTGCTTTTCCACTTAAAAAACGTTCGCCATTTAAATAAACGGCAGGTACTCCCTGAATATTTTTTTCTTTCACTAACTCAGGATACATAGCTCCATCGATCATATTGTGAGATATGTTTGAGTTTACCAATGCAAAACTGTTTAAAGTTTGCACCACCTCAGGACAATTATGACAATCGAGAGATATAAAAGTTTCAAATCTAAATTCACCTTTTAACTTAGATACGGCGGAAAGGATTCCCTCTTCTAATTTTATTGGGTTACCACCGGACTGTAAAATTGCCAAAATAAAAGATGTGAATTCATGGCCCATGGGTATTCCAGAAAAATGGATACCAGTTGGGTTACCATCGGATTCAATGGAAAATCGGAGTCCATCGGATAAATCATTTGAGTTTTGAATTTTGATTTGTGAACTGAGAGACTCGATATCATTCAAAAAACTAACAAGTTCTTCTCTTTTTTCGTGTTCTCCAGAATACAATCGGATAATAATTGGATTTTTTATCCTTTCAAAATATTGTTTTACTTGTTGTTTGGTTGATTCATCTAACATAACTTCCTCCTTAGTTTAGGCGGGCAATGCCCGCCTAATTTTGTTTAAATTTTTCCTACCAAGTCAAGACCAGGTTTCAATGTTGTATTACCTGGTTTCCATTTTGCAGGGCATACTTCACCGTCGTTATTCGCAACATACTGTGCAGCTTGTACTTTCCTTACTAACTCTTCAGCAGATCGTCCGATACCAAGGTCATGGATTTCAGCTGTTTTAATCACTCCCTCAGGATTTACTACAAAAGTTCCTCTAAGAGCTTGACCATCGTCTTCGATCATAACTCCGAATCCTCTTGTGATTTTTCCGGAAGCATCACCTAACATAGGGAATTTGATTTTTTTAATTGTATCACTTGCTTCGTGCCATGCTTTATGAACAAAGTGTGTATCAGTTGATACAGAATACACTTCTACGCCCATTTTTTGAAGTTCTTCATAATGATCTGCCACATCACCTAGTTCTGTTGGACAAACAAAGGTAAAGTCTGCAGGATAAAAAACGAATACAGACCACTTTCCAAGTACATCTTTTTTGCTGATCTTTTTAAATGCACCGTTATGGAAAGCTTCTGTAGTGAAGTCTGGAATTTGTGTGTTGATATTGGACATTGAATATCCTCCTTTTCTTGTTAAGAAGAATATAGCCCATTTTGAATCATTTGTAAAATAAATGTTATAAATGATATGATTTATAAAAACTATCAGCCATCCTTTTAGTCTTAATCTTGACCTATGGATACACCAATGACTTTGAATTTTTCTTTTTTATGGTATTCCTTTGGGATTACATTCAGTATTAAATTGGTAAGTTTATTCAGGATTTTTGTTTTATAAAATCCTTTTTTATATACTAAGCTTATTTCTCTTGCTGGTTCTGGTGATTGGAAAGGAACAATTCGATCCGAAACTTTGTCAACAGCAAGTTTAGGAAGTAAGGTTACACCGATTCCCATATCTACCATTCGTTTAAGAGTTTCGACACTTCCACTTTCAATTTTTGCTAAGGCATTTCGATTACAAATTTTTAAAGATTGGTGACGAAAACAATGTTCCTCTCCCAAAACTAATAACGGGTATTTTTCGATATGTTTCATTGAAACAGAAGCAGATTTTTCTTTTGCATCTTTTGGATAATAAACAACAAACGGTTCATAATAAAGAGGATTTTCTACAACATTGGAAATTTTCAGAGGAGTTGCCAGGATACCAAGATCAATTTCTTCGGATTCCAGTTTATCTATGATGGTAAGTGTTGGTAATTCTGAAATACGGAAATTCACTTTAGGAAATTCTGATTGTAATTTTTTATAAATAGAAGGGATTAAATAATTACTAACAGTCGGAATGATACCAAGTGAAATATTACCTGCAGGTTCATCTTTCCATTGGCCTGCTATTTCAAATAATTTATCAGCTTCTTTTAAGGTTGACTTTGCTTGTTCAACAACTTCTTTTCCAAGTTTTGTCGTGATGATTGGATTTTTTTTACGGTCAAACAAATCAAATCCCAATTCTTGTTCTACTTTCTGGATCTGTAAACTTAAGGTAGGTTGAGCAACTAAACAATGTTCGGCGGCTTTTGCAAAACTTTTAAACTGATCTAATGCTACAATGTATCGGAGTTGCGTAATCGTCATAAAATTTCCTTAAAAAATTGATCCCATACTAACTATGATGGAAATTCAACTTGCATTCCCTTCTTACTTCACTATTTTTAGCGGATAGCGATGAGAATTCTCTCATTTTTTTTCCCAATTTTTTTCTCTACGATTGTCTCTATCGTGGCAGAACCTGTCACAATCAGTGCAGATTCCATCGTTTTCCTATCCAAAAATTGGACTTTCACCACAAATGAAACCACTCATCCCATCGAAGTTGGAAAAGGCCTTTCCTTACAAGGGTTTCTTCCTCCCGTTCACGGAGTTTATGAAACTAATTTTTTCTATAAACCGAGCCACAAACCTCTAGGCATTTATTTAGACCGTGTCCAAGAGGTCGATACACTCATTGTCAATGGAACCATTCTTGGCCAAACAGGAAAAGCCACAACTGATGGTCTGTATCTACCCAATTGGTATTACAAACGTTTATATTATATACCAAATGATGTTTTAAAGGAAAACACCAATAACAATTTAAAAATCGAAGTTCATTTTCGAAACCAAACCTTCCAAGGGGGACTCTTTCGGCGAATCCCCGTAATGGGAAATTATGATAAATTAAACGAATTTATTTTACGAGAAGATGGTCGTGATTTTTGTTTTATCATGTTGTTTTTTGGAATTGGAGCTTATCAAATTTTTTCTATTTTGCTCAAACGCCAAGCAAAAACAAATTTTTACCTTCTACTCTCCACATTATTCTTTGTTATGTGGAGATTGCCATTATTAAATATAAGTTATACATACACTAGTTTTCCATTTTTCTTTTGGTTAAAGGTTTTTTTCACTTCACAAACTTTATTACCAGTTTCTATTTTTTTATTCAGCTATTCCCTATTTAAAAACAAACTTTATTTAAAAGAAAGATTAATGGTAATTTTTTTAATCTTTATTGCTTTTTTACAAACTTGGAACATAGAACTTCCCACAAGAATTTTCTTATTACGAATCTGGGAAATTACGCTTTTATTGGTTGTATTCTATATATTAAGAGTGGTGATCCGGGCTGCACGTGAGAAAAGAACAGAAGCATACTTTTTATCTATTGGATTTGTTTGTATTTGTATCGGTGCAACTTTTGATATTATCATTGATGTCACTACTGGAAAAAATATTTATCTAACACAATATGGATTTTTAATCTTAATGATTTTATCAGGAGTTGCTATCTCGTACCAAAATGCAAAGAATGAAAACGAACTTTCTATTTTGACAAAAGATTTAGAACTACGAGTTCGAGAACGTACTTTAGAACTCAGGGAAAAAAACAATGACCTGGAACAAGACTTATTTTTTGCTTCACAACTCCAAAGTTATTTATTACCAAAAAACCATCCTAATACACAAGGGATAAGGATCCATACAACTTATTTACCTATGAGACAAGTAGGTGGTGATTTATACGATTGGGTTGAGGTAAATGAAAATAAATTGATCTTACTCATTGCTGATGTTGCAGGTCACGGTGTACCTGCCGCTTTTGTTTCTTCAATGGTCAAAGTACAATTTCGGGAATCAACCAAATCAATCCATTCACCAAAACTAATATTAGAACACATGAACGAAGCACTTACATCGCTTGTTAGTCGTTATTTCATTACAGCATGTTGTGCTTTAGTTGATACAAAGGAAAATTCGATTATCTTTTCAACAGCAGGACACCCAAATCCAATCATATTCAATAAAATAAAAAAATCTTTTCAATTTATGAATATGAAAGGACCCATCATTGGCTGGAAAGAATCCTTTACCTTTGTTGAATGGAAACACCAAATCCAAAAAGGAGATCGTTATTTCTTTTTTACGGATGGTGTGACAGAAGCAAGAGCTGAAAATAAATTATTCGGAGAAGCCAAAATTCTTGATTTATTAGAGAAGGGTAAAGACAAAGACATCAAAGCATTATCCCAAGAGATTGTTGTACAAATCACCAAATATTCTGATGCGGAATTAAAAGATGATGTCACCTTTTTCTTTGTTGATATACTCTAAACACTTATATGGAATCTGCTCCTTATTCTGTTCTGATCATCGAAGATGAATATCCTGCAAGGATGTTAATGATAGATTATGTCATGAATTGTCCTGAGTTAAAATTAGCAGGCATAGCTGAAAGTGGTGACAAAGCAGAGACGTTGTTAAACGATAAAAAATTTGATTTAGTGTTTATGGATATTAATTTACCTGTTTTAAACGGGATGGAAATACTTAGATCCAATCGTTCCAAATCAACATTTTTCATAATAACAACTGCGTATAGCGAACATGCAGTTGAGGCATTTGATTTGGATGCAACAGATTATTTATTAAAACCTTTTTCCTTCGAGAGATTTAGAAAATCCGTGGAAAAAGCACTCCGTTTTTTACAAGACTCTAAAGTAAATATATCTAACGAAAATACGAACCAAATTCATTTAAAAATTCAATCAGATTCAGCAGTATTTTTATTAGCATTCCCAGATATCCAATTTATTTCAGCAAATAATAAAAGTTGCGTGATACATACTGCTCAAAAAGATTTCGAAACTCCAAAATTACTAAAGGAAATTGAAGAAAAACTACCAAATTCACAATTTATCAGAATTCATAAAGGATTTTTGGTCAACTTAAGTTATGTGGCAAGTCTCCGGTATGACAAAGGAGGATCCTACACCATCCAGCTCAAAAATGAAGATGAAACTACTTTGCCTGTAGGGAGATCCTACGCACAATCTCTTAAAGAAGCCCTAAAACTCTAAATTTTCAACTTCACTCCCGAATATGTAGCGTTCATTCCCTAATCAGTAGGGAACATAGAAAATGCGAATTATTCCATTGACTCTAACAACTTGAATGCGAAACAGATAACGACGGAGTTATTTTGTGAAAAAGAATATTTTTTTGATTTTATTGGTCGTATTATCGATGTTTGTTTCAAATTGTGCATCTTCCTCAGTTGGTATTGCCACAAGTAATAAACCAATTCCAAATACGCCATACGAAACTATCAAAACTGTAGACAAAACCTTTTCATGGTATACTTTCGATATCATTCTTTTTGGCATCCCTCTGACGGAACCTCCTGTTGCAGACTTATATGAGAAGGTAATGGAAGAAGAATCTGGCGATGCTTTAGTAAACATTCGTTATTGGAATGACAAATCTATCTTTGGACCAATCATCAGATACCGATTCAATATAAAAGGTGATTTAGTAAAATTTACAAACTCACAGACTCCAACTAAGTCAAAAAGATAATCTGAGAATTTTTATATGAACTTCAATAAGATAAAATTTCTATCCATGTCTTTTGTCACCTTGATATTGTTAGGGTGTATCGGATCACATGTTCCAAAAGAAATACATGTTTTTGATTCTCCAACTGTAGTACGTTCAACAGATTATAAAGTTCTTGGAAAAGGAACAGGACAGGATTCTGCATTTTACCTACTTGGTATGTTTCCAGTCACAAAAGCACCTAACGTAGAACTTGCGATGAGTCAAATTTTAGAAAAATATCCTACTGGTAAAACTTTAATTAATATTAAAATCCAAAGAGAAGATAAAGCATATTTTCCATTGGGACTTGTTACTGTAGTGAATGTTACTGCAGATGTTGTTGGACAACAGGAAGATCCATCATCCTCTACCAACCAAAAGGAATCCAAATGAAACTTAAATTTGGAATCATACTCGTCTCTCTCATTGTTTTTTACAATTGTGGAGCAGGTGTCGATCGTGTAGAAACAAACGATGCACAAAGCCAAGTTTATGCAGCTGCAAAGTTTGCATCTGAAAAATGTGGTAACCCACTTCCGAATCCACCATTAGTCATCGTGAACAAACCGATCCAAAGGAATTTAGATCTTTGTACAATTGCAATCACTAGGACAGAGTGTCCATTTTTAGGATACCCACTTGTTTGCACTCTTATTTATCTCGAAGAAGAAACGGGAGATATCCCTTGGTATTTAAACTTCAATGAAATCAGTAAAATTCAAATCAAATAATTCAATTTTTATCGGGTTACTTTTACTCTTTATAGGGTTCCCTGTTTTTGCTGTTAGCATAAAGGCAAAACTGATCAATCCGAAAAAGGAAATCGCTGAGAAAAATTTATCCGTTCTCATCTTTGAAACCAAAAAATTTGCACAAACGGATGCGGAAGGAAATGTAACTTTAGAATTCCCATCCTCAGGTGAATACACCTTGCGTTTGTTACGTGATACAGGAATTCAAGAAATTAAAATTTCAGTTGGGAACGATGATGAATCTAGAACCATTTATACTGAAAAAAAATCATCAGCTCCCAAATCAGGAATTGTAGTTGAAGGGGAAAGGGAAAAAACCATCTCCTCAAGGACAAAAGTCCGATACGAAGAGATCAAACGTATGCCAGGAACTTTTGGAGAAGCACTCAGAGCACTAGAAACTTTGCCAGGTGTAATGCCCAATATAGGTTTTGGTGGTGGGGCAAATGGTATCATTATACGAGGAGCCAATCCAAATGCGAACACTTACTTGTATGATGATTTACCAATATTATACCCTTTTCACTTAGATGGATTAACTTCCGTTATTCACAATGACCTAATTAAATCGATAGACTTATATTCTGGCGCCTACCCCGCCAATTTTAACAATGCTACTGGTGGTATCATTGAAATTGAAACTGTTGATTCTGTGCAAAAAACAAAAGGTGCATTCCAAGTTTCTCTTTGGAATACAACAGCTTATGCTGCAACACCAACTTCTGGTGGAAAAGGATACTTAGCAATCGCAGGAAAACTTGGTTACCTTGACAAAACATTAGGAGCAACAGGCTTATTGCCAGAAGGAATTCGTTTACCTAGGTATAATGACTCTCAGATCAAGTATGTTCACAACTTCACACCTGAACACCAAGTTGCCTTTTATAATTTAACTGCTCAGGATAATTTTGCTATCGATGTCCCAAACAAACCTGCAAATGATCCGACATCTTCCCAACTAGCATTGTTAGGTGGAGCAAAAGCGAGTTTTGGACAAAGTTTTAGAACTACAGCACTTCGGTATACATGGATACCTGGAGACAAATTTCAAAACAGAATTACTTTGATCAATTTCGATCCTATTGGCGAATACAATGTGGGTATTGGTTCGATCCAAGGAAAACAATACCAACGAGGGAGTTACGTTGGCGTCAGACAAGATGCGTATTGGACTGCCACCAAATTCCTAAAAGTTGATTTCGGAACTGAAGTTCGTAGATTTTCCTTTAGAGATTACGGAACCGAAGTTGCTTTACGTGATCCAACAAATGTTTCTCCGAATCCATTCAATTCAGCTAACCCGGATTTTGTGGGGAGACCAATCAGTATCCAAGGGAATTCTCCCTATTATAATGCGTATACCACATTACACTTCAAATATGGTAACTTTTTATTTGAACCTGGAGCCAGGTATGATTATGTGCAAGTGACTGGCAACGGTGCTTTGACTCCTAGAGCAACAGCTTCCTATACATTTCCTGATGTTGGAAAAGGTATGACCATTTATGGAAGTGGTGGTGACGTATCTCGATTCCCACTCACTACAAATTTCAATGCAGAAACTGGAAACCCTGATTTACGTTTTGAACGTGCACGTAAAGTAAGTGCGGGGATTGATCAAAAAATTGACCAAGTTTGGCAAGTTAAGGCGGAGTTCTTCAAAAATGAATTCACCGATACAATTATAGACGATCCTTATGTTTCTACACCAGTTGGATTAAATCCAGACAAATCACAATGGTTAACTCAACCTATTGTATCAAACAGACCACTCAATTATTCCAATCGTGCTTCTGGTTGGTCCCATGGTTACGAATTATTGATTCGTAAAAATGCAAGACCTGGAACAAGAGATTGGTTTGGTTGGATATCCTATACTTGGTCTCAATCATTTCAAAATACAAACTTATACCAAGTGTATGATGGTGATACAACACAAGTTGGAGGAATTGAAAGAAAAATCTTAGCCGCTTATTTTCCCAATTCCGTCGAACAGTTAGCTCCTTGGGATCGAACACATGTTGCCAATGTAATTTATGGATGGAGAGTAAATGAAGGATACCAAATCGGTGGTCGTTGGAGTTATTTGACTTCTGTTCCATCTAGGCCAATCATTGGCGATGATGGTGGAAGATTTTCTAATCCATTAAATGGATTAACATATTGGAATCCTCAATATTCAAACAATCCTTATACTTCAGAATATGGGTATGTGAAACGAGGAACCGACTTTCATCGATTTGATATTCGTTTCGATATATTTGAAAATTACTCATGGGGATATTTAAATTGGTATTTAGAGATCGTTAACGTCTACATGAGAAAAAATAAAAATGGATATGATTTCGATAATTCAAAACCATTCTCCGCAACAAACCCAAGAGAAAACGATACTTTTGGTACACTAGAATTACCTGGTGGAACAGTGATTCCATTTTTTAACGTAGGTATGGAGGTACATTTCTAATGAAATACTTACCATGGACTTTTTTAATCATTTTTTGTTTCTCCTGTTCAGAAGGAAAAAAATTTGAAGATTCATATAAGGATACAGTACTCCTCCAATACTTGGTCACTCCAAATGCTCCACAAGAAACATGTGAATCTATGATTACAAACAAAGATTTGTGTTTCCAAGCATATTATACTTCTGTAGGAGGAAGTTTTACAGCTACGAGTGCTACCGTTAAAACGCAAACATGCCAAAGTTTGATTACAAGTCCCTTGTATAAAAATATGTCGAGCATTGCGCAAACTTGTGCCTTCAATTGCCAGGTAAATGATTGGAAAACAAAAACAAATGCTGGAACTTGCGCACAATTATCATTTTCAGCTTTGATAGAAGCAAGTATTTCAAGTCCAACTGCAATCTCCTGTTTAAGGTCATGTTTTTCAGTGACAAACAATCAGATTTCAAATGACCAACTTCCTTTGTATTTATTATTTAATATTATTCAAGACGGAGATTAAAATGCAAGAATATGTAGAATTAGGTGAAG
The sequence above is a segment of the Leptospira sp. WS39.C2 genome. Coding sequences within it:
- a CDS encoding TonB-dependent receptor plug domain-containing protein; amino-acid sequence: MKSVKFKSNNSIFIGLLLLFIGFPVFAVSIKAKLINPKKEIAEKNLSVLIFETKKFAQTDAEGNVTLEFPSSGEYTLRLLRDTGIQEIKISVGNDDESRTIYTEKKSSAPKSGIVVEGEREKTISSRTKVRYEEIKRMPGTFGEALRALETLPGVMPNIGFGGGANGIIIRGANPNANTYLYDDLPILYPFHLDGLTSVIHNDLIKSIDLYSGAYPANFNNATGGIIEIETVDSVQKTKGAFQVSLWNTTAYAATPTSGGKGYLAIAGKLGYLDKTLGATGLLPEGIRLPRYNDSQIKYVHNFTPEHQVAFYNLTAQDNFAIDVPNKPANDPTSSQLALLGGAKASFGQSFRTTALRYTWIPGDKFQNRITLINFDPIGEYNVGIGSIQGKQYQRGSYVGVRQDAYWTATKFLKVDFGTEVRRFSFRDYGTEVALRDPTNVSPNPFNSANPDFVGRPISIQGNSPYYNAYTTLHFKYGNFLFEPGARYDYVQVTGNGALTPRATASYTFPDVGKGMTIYGSGGDVSRFPLTTNFNAETGNPDLRFERARKVSAGIDQKIDQVWQVKAEFFKNEFTDTIIDDPYVSTPVGLNPDKSQWLTQPIVSNRPLNYSNRASGWSHGYELLIRKNARPGTRDWFGWISYTWSQSFQNTNLYQVYDGDTTQVGGIERKILAAYFPNSVEQLAPWDRTHVANVIYGWRVNEGYQIGGRWSYLTSVPSRPIIGDDGGRFSNPLNGLTYWNPQYSNNPYTSEYGYVKRGTDFHRFDIRFDIFENYSWGYLNWYLEIVNVYMRKNKNGYDFDNSKPFSATNPRENDTFGTLELPGGTVIPFFNVGMEVHF
- the ahpC gene encoding alkyl hydroperoxide reductase subunit C gives rise to the protein MSNINTQIPDFTTEAFHNGAFKKISKKDVLGKWSVFVFYPADFTFVCPTELGDVADHYEELQKMGVEVYSVSTDTHFVHKAWHEASDTIKKIKFPMLGDASGKITRGFGVMIEDDGQALRGTFVVNPEGVIKTAEIHDLGIGRSAEELVRKVQAAQYVANNDGEVCPAKWKPGNTTLKPGLDLVGKI
- a CDS encoding PP2C family protein-serine/threonine phosphatase, giving the protein MRILSFFFPIFFSTIVSIVAEPVTISADSIVFLSKNWTFTTNETTHPIEVGKGLSLQGFLPPVHGVYETNFFYKPSHKPLGIYLDRVQEVDTLIVNGTILGQTGKATTDGLYLPNWYYKRLYYIPNDVLKENTNNNLKIEVHFRNQTFQGGLFRRIPVMGNYDKLNEFILREDGRDFCFIMLFFGIGAYQIFSILLKRQAKTNFYLLLSTLFFVMWRLPLLNISYTYTSFPFFFWLKVFFTSQTLLPVSIFLFSYSLFKNKLYLKERLMVIFLIFIAFLQTWNIELPTRIFLLRIWEITLLLVVFYILRVVIRAAREKRTEAYFLSIGFVCICIGATFDIIIDVTTGKNIYLTQYGFLILMILSGVAISYQNAKNENELSILTKDLELRVRERTLELREKNNDLEQDLFFASQLQSYLLPKNHPNTQGIRIHTTYLPMRQVGGDLYDWVEVNENKLILLIADVAGHGVPAAFVSSMVKVQFRESTKSIHSPKLILEHMNEALTSLVSRYFITACCALVDTKENSIIFSTAGHPNPIIFNKIKKSFQFMNMKGPIIGWKESFTFVEWKHQIQKGDRYFFFTDGVTEARAENKLFGEAKILDLLEKGKDKDIKALSQEIVVQITKYSDAELKDDVTFFFVDIL
- the ahpF gene encoding alkyl hydroperoxide reductase subunit F; amino-acid sequence: MLDESTKQQVKQYFERIKNPIIIRLYSGEHEKREELVSFLNDIESLSSQIKIQNSNDLSDGLRFSIESDGNPTGIHFSGIPMGHEFTSFILAILQSGGNPIKLEEGILSAVSKLKGEFRFETFISLDCHNCPEVVQTLNSFALVNSNISHNMIDGAMYPELVKEKNIQGVPAVYLNGERFLSGKAEASVIFDKLLELYAIATESESSEGLTSPNEVYDVTVIGGGPSGVTAAVYSARKGLKTLVIADRLGGQVKDTLGIENIISIPYTTGPELTNVLADQLEKNQIKKKENVRVQKIEAGQIKIIHLNTGEKIHSKTVILSTGAKWRELNVPGEKEFVGKGVAYCPHCDGPFFKNKDVAVIGGGNSGVEAALDLSGIVKSVTLVEFGDKLNADKVLLDKVANSPNIKTLVKAQTTEIQTGTDKVTGLTYKDRSTEQISTIPLDGVFVQIGLVPNSSFVKDLVETNRFGEILVDEKCKTNVDGIFACGDVTNTPYKQIIIAMGEGAKAAISAFEYLLHAA
- a CDS encoding LytR/AlgR family response regulator transcription factor, which codes for MDYVMNCPELKLAGIAESGDKAETLLNDKKFDLVFMDINLPVLNGMEILRSNRSKSTFFIITTAYSEHAVEAFDLDATDYLLKPFSFERFRKSVEKALRFLQDSKVNISNENTNQIHLKIQSDSAVFLLAFPDIQFISANNKSCVIHTAQKDFETPKLLKEIEEKLPNSQFIRIHKGFLVNLSYVASLRYDKGGSYTIQLKNEDETTLPVGRSYAQSLKEALKL
- a CDS encoding hydrogen peroxide-inducible genes activator, producing MTITQLRYIVALDQFKSFAKAAEHCLVAQPTLSLQIQKVEQELGFDLFDRKKNPIITTKLGKEVVEQAKSTLKEADKLFEIAGQWKDEPAGNISLGIIPTVSNYLIPSIYKKLQSEFPKVNFRISELPTLTIIDKLESEEIDLGILATPLKISNVVENPLYYEPFVVYYPKDAKEKSASVSMKHIEKYPLLVLGEEHCFRHQSLKICNRNALAKIESGSVETLKRMVDMGIGVTLLPKLAVDKVSDRIVPFQSPEPAREISLVYKKGFYKTKILNKLTNLILNVIPKEYHKKEKFKVIGVSIGQD